The Ptiloglossa arizonensis isolate GNS036 chromosome 2, iyPtiAriz1_principal, whole genome shotgun sequence sequence caGTCTAAAAAAACTGGGGAATGCTCTAGAGTAGATCAGTCATCATATAATAAAAGAATTCGTATAATTATTCAATTTGGTATTATCAAGGTACATTACATATATATGCATTCACAATAGAAGTCCAGATACTTTTGAGCGGCAGTGTATGTGGTAGACTTAAAATTATAtagaaacaaattaaatttgttgAAACTGTTAAATAGTTTTTCACTGTTAGAATCGTTTTTCTTACAGTTCTAATTTTTGTGATGGGTATTATAATCTTCCATTAAAATTGTCTAATTTTCCCAATTGGTCCAATTGAACTTGTGAAAGAGTTACTCCAGGAGTTCTAAAACAAACAATGATGTCTAAAATAAGTTTAACATTAGTAATTTTAATGACAATTAATTCGACCAATTCATAAAAAATCTTAGGATTATTGAATTCTATGAATGTAATGTTACTGCgtattttttgtgaaaatttgtacTATTTTCGTTGGGTTTTGTTCTCCAATGCAGTTATCCATAAACCTAATAAGTTGTTGATTAAGGGTAGCAGGTATTTATACTGGCAAGCATACaaaatgaattttgaatattGATTTGCTTGAAAACAAAGCCTCGTAAAAAGAAGTATTCTACATTTTTAATTAAGTTTTAGAATTACTTCTTCTTTGATTGTATAACTTGTCCTAAAACATTCTAAGTATGTTAATAATACAATtgacaaatataattaattttaatattgcaGGAAAGTAATTATAAAGTAATAGATCGTCAAGTTGATTTCATACTAAGAAAAAAATGCCCCGGTTGGTGGCCACGGTTAACCAGTCAACCACAAAAGCCATCATggttgaaaattgattttgataaaTGGACAAGTGAAGATTTAGAAGACAATGAAGATGAAAAACGTGATATATGTAGCGATTATCCTGGCATGTACGATAAACTTCACCAAGAAGAATTTGGTTATAGGAAAggtatattttgttaaaaaatatgttACTATTTACATTGTAATTGAAACtaattgtaatattaattttttagagGATTTCAAGAAGGTGTACTTAATTGTTTATAATCTTTGTCAGTTCGTTGGTTTTATTTACATTCTTACTGTAATGGGAATAATGTATTCGCGAGATGGACCAGGTTAGTAAATAGATAGTTaaagtaataattaaattatttatcataCCAATTAAAATAATAGACTTGAACATTAAGTTTTTTATTCTAGTTTCTATGAAAGAATCGTATGCAGCTGTTGGAAACCCAATGAAATTTATAcaacttttacaatttttagaagTTATGCATTCATTGTTTGGTTATACTAAAAGCAGTATGTTGGTATCGTTTGTACAAGTAGGAAACAGAGcatttatat is a genomic window containing:
- the Hacd2 gene encoding 3-hydroxyacyl-CoA dehydratase 2 isoform X3; this encodes MRENKYKIYKESNYKVIDRQVDFILRKKCPGWWPRLTSQPQKPSWLKIDFDKWTSEDLEDNEDEKRDICSDYPGMYDKLHQEEFGYRKEDFKKVYLIVYNLCQFVGFIYILTVMGIMYSRDGPVSMKESYAAVGNPMKFIQLLQFLEVMHSLFGYTKSSMLVSFVQVGNRAFILFVMIEAEPRMQTKPVVFYLFLVWSTMEIVRYPYYIMQLLKIEIFFLTWLRYTLWMILYPLGFLFEGIIILRNILYFEETHKFTISLPNPWNFAFHFPSFLKIYLLMFCLSLIYMLKIRMNQIRYTKLVIFKLKTKYA